Proteins encoded in a region of the Paenibacillus sp. W2I17 genome:
- a CDS encoding Lsa family ABC-F type ribosomal protection protein has protein sequence MSLINITNLTFAYEGSYDNIFENVSFQLDSDWKLGFTGRNGRGKTTFLNLLLGKYEYSGHISANVSFEYFPYQVENKGVMTVDVIGEIHPEYLHWQVVREFNLLKVSEDVLYRPFDTLSNGEQTKVMLAALFLKDNRFLLIDEPTNHLDLHARQIVSKYLGSKSGFILVSHDRAFLDHSVDHILSINKSNIEIQKGNFSAWWENKRRQDQFELASNEKLIKDIKRLSDSAKRTGGWSHEVEKTKNGTRNSGSKVDKGYIGHKAAKMMKRSKNIEQRQQSAIQEKSKLLKNIESAERLQIHQLDFHKQELVELEHVSISYGSNTVCKNVSITVEKGDRIALYGKNGSGKSSILKLICGEDIAYTGLFQKDHQLKISYVSQDTSDLGGHLSEYAATQRIDESLFKSILRKLDFSRLQLDKDISTFSAGQKKKVLIAKSLSEKAHLHIWDEPLNFVDVISRMQIEDLLLEYSPTLLFVEHDREFCTNIATRIIEL, from the coding sequence ATGTCTTTAATCAACATTACCAATCTGACCTTTGCCTATGAAGGCAGTTACGATAATATATTTGAAAATGTTAGTTTTCAGTTGGACTCCGATTGGAAATTGGGTTTTACCGGAAGGAACGGCAGGGGCAAAACGACATTCCTCAATCTGTTGCTCGGCAAATATGAATACAGCGGACATATCTCTGCGAATGTTAGCTTTGAGTACTTTCCGTACCAGGTAGAGAATAAGGGAGTCATGACCGTTGATGTCATCGGCGAGATTCATCCTGAATATCTGCACTGGCAAGTTGTGCGCGAGTTTAACCTGTTAAAAGTGTCAGAAGATGTGTTGTATCGGCCTTTTGATACGTTATCCAACGGAGAACAAACAAAGGTGATGCTGGCTGCTTTGTTCCTGAAGGATAATCGGTTTCTGCTCATTGATGAACCTACCAATCATCTTGATCTTCATGCAAGACAAATCGTCAGTAAATATCTTGGCAGCAAGAGTGGATTTATTTTGGTATCACACGATCGGGCGTTTCTGGATCACAGCGTGGACCATATCCTTTCCATCAATAAGAGTAACATCGAGATTCAGAAAGGCAATTTCTCCGCTTGGTGGGAAAATAAAAGAAGGCAAGATCAGTTTGAACTTGCGAGTAATGAGAAATTAATAAAGGATATCAAGCGTTTATCCGATTCAGCCAAACGGACCGGTGGATGGTCGCATGAAGTTGAAAAAACCAAAAATGGTACGAGAAATTCCGGCTCCAAGGTGGATAAAGGATATATTGGGCATAAGGCTGCCAAAATGATGAAACGTTCCAAAAATATCGAACAAAGGCAGCAATCTGCGATTCAAGAGAAATCCAAACTTCTCAAAAACATCGAGAGTGCAGAACGTTTACAGATTCATCAGCTGGATTTTCACAAGCAGGAACTTGTTGAATTGGAACATGTGTCGATATCATACGGCTCCAATACGGTGTGTAAGAATGTCAGTATCACGGTTGAAAAAGGGGATCGTATTGCCCTGTACGGTAAAAATGGATCTGGCAAATCAAGCATTCTTAAACTGATCTGTGGTGAAGATATTGCTTATACAGGTCTTTTCCAAAAGGATCATCAGCTTAAAATCTCGTATGTATCGCAGGACACGTCCGATCTCGGAGGGCATTTATCTGAGTATGCGGCCACACAGAGGATAGATGAAAGCCTGTTTAAATCGATACTTCGAAAGTTGGATTTTTCCAGACTGCAATTGGACAAAGATATCTCGACGTTTAGCGCAGGTCAAAAAAAGAAAGTGCTCATTGCCAAAAGTCTGAGTGAGAAAGCTCATCTGCACATTTGGGATGAACCACTCAACTTTGTAGATGTCATTTCACGTATGCAGATCGAAGATTTACTGCTGGAATACTCGCCAACCCTGCTTTTTGTAGAGCATGATCGTGAATTTTGTACAAATATTGCAACGAGAATCATCGAACTGTAA
- a CDS encoding TetR/AcrR family transcriptional regulator — translation MKKEMTTIKQTRLHSILDEATKLLIEKPNASMNEIAESAKIGIATLHRYVESREQLMVHLGLRAIEVVSETMQQIQLDEEHCEKYIPELIEALIPLGDKIYFLAHDTTINYNPEIEGADLKLREPVLHAVGLLQQKGYFRSDLDKTWIVDVLYSIMFLTWQQVVSGHIARKAAPALVVDTFYHGFKQR, via the coding sequence ATGAAAAAAGAAATGACTACAATCAAACAAACCAGGCTTCATTCCATTTTGGACGAGGCCACCAAGTTGCTGATTGAAAAACCGAATGCTTCCATGAATGAAATTGCAGAATCTGCAAAAATCGGGATTGCCACGTTACATCGATACGTGGAAAGCCGCGAACAGCTCATGGTTCATCTGGGATTACGCGCAATCGAGGTGGTCAGTGAGACCATGCAACAAATTCAACTGGATGAGGAGCACTGTGAAAAGTACATACCTGAACTAATCGAGGCGCTTATTCCATTAGGCGACAAAATATATTTTCTGGCTCATGACACCACCATTAACTATAATCCCGAGATTGAGGGAGCAGATCTGAAACTGAGAGAACCTGTATTGCATGCGGTCGGTCTGTTACAACAGAAAGGTTATTTCCGCTCCGATCTCGATAAAACCTGGATTGTCGATGTGCTGTATTCCATCATGTTCCTGACGTGGCAGCAGGTTGTAAGTGGTCATATCGCGAGAAAAGCAGCCCCTGCGCTTGTAGTAGACACGTTTTATCATGGATTTAAGCAGAGATAG
- a CDS encoding pentapeptide repeat-containing protein yields MYQYKDQEYEAVHFEGRDLRYGELISCVFKQCTFMNASMEEIETSNCRFIECDFKGASMNGSIHTESAFENCTFGGANLFASKFSSCKMTGSDFSGAQMDGITLSHGDWSYTNLRHTRLGKQDLRGIRFFEADFTDTDFTKADLRDCDLTRVVLSRAKLQGADLRGANLEGIDLKSLDIKGVRLDREQAVLFVRSYGAKVD; encoded by the coding sequence GTGTATCAATATAAGGATCAGGAATATGAAGCAGTACATTTTGAGGGACGTGATCTGCGCTATGGAGAACTCATAAGCTGTGTTTTCAAGCAGTGTACATTTATGAACGCTTCTATGGAAGAAATCGAAACGAGTAACTGTCGTTTTATCGAGTGTGACTTCAAAGGGGCTTCCATGAATGGTTCGATTCATACGGAATCAGCTTTTGAAAACTGCACCTTCGGTGGTGCGAATCTCTTTGCTTCCAAATTCAGCTCCTGCAAGATGACAGGCTCAGACTTTTCAGGTGCGCAAATGGATGGCATCACCCTAAGTCACGGCGATTGGTCCTATACCAATCTGAGACATACACGTTTGGGGAAACAGGATCTGCGAGGAATTCGTTTCTTTGAGGCTGACTTTACGGACACGGATTTCACCAAAGCGGATTTGAGAGACTGTGATCTTACCAGAGTTGTATTAAGCAGAGCCAAGCTGCAAGGGGCCGATCTTAGAGGGGCTAATCTGGAAGGAATCGATCTGAAATCGCTGGATATCAAAGGCGTACGTTTGGATCGTGAACAAGCTGTTCTGTTTGTACGCTCGTATGGTGCGAAAGTAGATTGA
- a CDS encoding glycosyltransferase family 2 protein produces the protein MLYTIIVPVNQDYNILNLFTDSLLRTVSPSTQIIFINDGSGSAVFQHLDKLKQEVREGVTIEILQHDFPLGCAVSINSALSLAKGEYIFFLDSDTILQPNWQPMMKETLDSDITIGMIGGVLLYPQTGGVQHCGIAFADTIGRHLFLNASPDDIPKETFSVQLVVFAMFGMKREVYETIGNLDEKFFNGYEDFDYQMRARAAGYDTVINPNIQAYHWERSSGIHRNFNRKNNLARFWKKWGGQIEADVWPFVFSHLKAQLESQEEYQHLPIVGIDLAEVRSDADTFWTKLEEAEFANVAEVRDYSNRFNSNGAIWLPQVLGKELIHSENRLLFLVDNFARLLENRYWIEMRHAHRAKDLIIDLYGNVITMDRIYDGCWPGTKVR, from the coding sequence ATGCTTTACACCATTATTGTGCCAGTCAACCAGGACTATAACATTTTGAACCTGTTCACAGATTCGTTGCTCCGGACGGTAAGTCCATCCACTCAGATTATTTTCATCAACGATGGTTCCGGCTCAGCAGTCTTTCAACATCTGGATAAACTGAAGCAAGAAGTAAGAGAAGGTGTGACCATCGAGATTCTTCAGCATGATTTTCCACTCGGTTGCGCCGTGTCGATTAATAGCGCACTGAGTCTAGCCAAGGGAGAGTACATTTTCTTCCTGGATTCTGACACCATTCTTCAACCGAACTGGCAACCGATGATGAAAGAGACACTGGATAGCGATATTACAATCGGCATGATTGGAGGGGTTCTGTTGTATCCGCAAACAGGAGGCGTGCAGCATTGCGGCATTGCTTTTGCGGACACCATCGGCCGACACCTGTTCCTGAACGCATCTCCTGATGATATCCCAAAAGAAACTTTTTCTGTTCAACTGGTGGTGTTCGCCATGTTTGGCATGAAGCGGGAGGTGTATGAGACCATCGGCAACCTCGATGAGAAGTTCTTTAACGGATACGAGGACTTTGATTATCAGATGCGGGCACGAGCTGCCGGATACGATACGGTTATTAACCCGAATATTCAAGCATATCACTGGGAACGCAGCAGCGGCATTCACCGCAACTTCAACCGCAAGAATAATCTGGCACGCTTCTGGAAAAAGTGGGGCGGTCAAATCGAGGCGGATGTGTGGCCATTCGTTTTCAGTCATCTGAAAGCACAGCTGGAAAGCCAAGAGGAATACCAGCATCTGCCGATTGTAGGGATTGACCTTGCCGAGGTTCGAAGTGATGCCGATACATTCTGGACTAAGCTGGAGGAAGCCGAATTTGCAAATGTAGCCGAAGTACGTGACTATTCAAACCGCTTTAATTCCAACGGAGCCATCTGGCTGCCGCAGGTACTGGGCAAGGAGTTGATTCATAGTGAGAACCGGTTACTGTTTTTGGTGGACAATTTCGCCCGTTTGCTGGAGAACCGCTACTGGATTGAGATGAGACATGCTCATCGAGCCAAGGATCTGATCATTGATCTGTATGGCAATGTGATCACGATGGATCGCATCTACGATGGATGCTGGCCTGGAACCAAAGTTCGGTAA
- a CDS encoding N-acetyltransferase — protein sequence MNKISISKASPQSLVGGQLNQMALEYMAYSLAGTKDKGIIEKTFNKLWRSNQNRFSHQYAYEAKMDNQTLGMIMCYPTTIMNKLALPTFSKLFELRKWNLIKYNLQHWKEFYSMVTLKEAEYDEYHIGTLATLPESRGLGVGTQLIHFAEEQAITQGLSKSSLTVKKENLLAIKLYERLGYQRVGEINKPSLSLYRMSKKLV from the coding sequence ATGAATAAGATTTCCATATCAAAAGCCAGTCCACAATCATTAGTCGGCGGGCAGCTAAATCAGATGGCACTTGAATATATGGCCTATTCGCTTGCAGGTACCAAGGATAAAGGCATTATAGAGAAAACATTTAACAAGTTATGGCGTTCGAATCAGAACCGATTCAGTCACCAATATGCTTATGAAGCCAAAATGGATAACCAAACGCTGGGCATGATCATGTGTTATCCGACCACTATAATGAACAAACTTGCTTTGCCAACGTTCTCCAAACTGTTTGAACTTCGTAAATGGAACCTGATTAAGTATAATCTCCAACACTGGAAAGAGTTCTACTCCATGGTGACATTAAAAGAAGCGGAGTACGACGAGTACCACATCGGGACATTGGCTACGTTGCCTGAAAGCAGAGGTCTTGGTGTAGGGACACAGCTCATTCATTTTGCTGAGGAGCAAGCTATAACACAAGGTCTGTCCAAATCTTCACTTACGGTTAAAAAGGAAAATCTACTAGCTATTAAACTCTACGAGCGTTTGGGATACCAGAGAGTAGGGGAAATCAATAAACCTTCGTTATCCCTGTACAGGATGTCAAAAAAACTGGTGTAA
- a CDS encoding zinc-binding dehydrogenase → MKALVYQDLKQVTYQEIEEPTIQKPNQVKIKIYGSGICGTDLNIVKGKVPANKGTIIGHEGVGTVVEVGNEVRGFKIGDRVLVDPTQSCGTCSYCREGLFIYCENFDDYQVGMTTHGTFAEYFVGDEKYIYAIPDSMSWETAMMIEPLGCVLQTFMKAGTKPSDSVLVLGSGAIGSLCQLVSKRLARLTVGTEVDPYRKEFASGIADHVFYPQDLTLDKVYEINNNKKFDIVVDAVGNQLHVGFELIAKGGKIIPMGYDDSYEVTFKSTAVINDGISIIGAVANHSMISTALKFAQSIPELEQMVTAKELLSDYEQAFNGTIGYDMHTGEKLPMNSVKTALIL, encoded by the coding sequence ATGAAAGCACTCGTATATCAGGATCTCAAACAGGTGACTTACCAGGAGATCGAGGAGCCAACCATTCAAAAGCCAAACCAGGTAAAAATTAAAATCTATGGTTCCGGCATCTGCGGTACAGATCTGAATATTGTCAAAGGCAAAGTGCCGGCGAATAAAGGAACGATCATTGGTCATGAAGGCGTAGGCACAGTGGTTGAGGTGGGCAACGAAGTTCGTGGTTTCAAGATCGGTGATCGGGTATTGGTTGATCCCACGCAATCTTGCGGTACCTGCTCATACTGCCGTGAGGGTCTGTTCATCTACTGCGAGAATTTTGATGACTATCAAGTAGGGATGACGACACACGGAACCTTTGCTGAATATTTTGTTGGGGACGAAAAGTATATCTATGCCATCCCGGATTCCATGAGTTGGGAAACGGCCATGATGATCGAACCACTGGGATGTGTACTTCAGACGTTCATGAAAGCAGGGACTAAGCCAAGTGACTCTGTACTGGTCCTCGGTTCTGGTGCCATCGGTTCCCTGTGTCAGCTTGTGAGCAAACGATTGGCAAGGCTTACTGTAGGCACGGAAGTTGATCCATACCGCAAAGAGTTCGCTTCAGGGATCGCGGATCATGTGTTTTATCCTCAGGATCTGACGCTGGATAAAGTATACGAGATCAATAATAACAAAAAGTTTGATATTGTAGTGGACGCGGTTGGTAACCAGCTTCATGTAGGGTTTGAGCTGATTGCCAAAGGCGGCAAAATTATTCCTATGGGATATGACGACAGCTATGAGGTGACGTTCAAATCAACAGCCGTGATTAATGATGGCATTAGTATCATCGGTGCAGTTGCTAATCACTCAATGATCAGTACGGCACTGAAATTTGCCCAAAGCATCCCGGAACTGGAGCAAATGGTGACAGCCAAGGAACTGCTGAGTGATTATGAACAGGCCTTTAATGGAACGATTGGTTATGACATGCATACTGGAGAGAAGTTGCCGATGAATTCGGTCAAAACAGCTCTTATCCTATAA
- a CDS encoding MFS transporter, producing MKLLQDLPKNPRYSILLEPVWAIPGTIVLFYAPLYMKEAGLSDIEIGLINSVNLYFAFIFQLFAGSITNKLGRKRTTLIFDLLAWSVPMFIWAFSQNFWLFLIAYLLNATSKFVTVAFNCLIIEDVEEHKRSKVFAILNMIITGAGVLTPIAGVVIADYGIVPTLASIYFVGGILMTAMFFIRNRYTDETEVGKELMGLHSKTRVLQSLGSSLRLFGKSFYKRRLFPIILITVLSNLILQLNFFQVIFFKEQLKFDDRVISFIPVVTAVTVMLLYLVIIPRLKRRSEEKYVGFSIVLSTAGAILFLLIPVGNIGMLFLTLIVLAAGNFILQTYRDSLLMNRLGTHEKADMFSAVQTVMTLTAIPSGYLTGLLYHHNPTLLFSVILGLYVVLMVIMFFLPDPQKHSQVLEPYKNM from the coding sequence TTGAAATTGCTTCAAGATTTGCCGAAGAATCCACGCTACTCCATTTTACTCGAACCGGTATGGGCCATTCCGGGCACGATCGTTCTCTTCTATGCTCCTTTATATATGAAGGAAGCCGGACTTTCGGACATTGAAATCGGTTTAATCAATTCGGTAAATCTTTATTTTGCCTTTATCTTTCAATTGTTTGCGGGTTCCATTACGAATAAGCTGGGCCGGAAACGAACAACGCTGATCTTTGATCTGCTTGCCTGGAGTGTTCCCATGTTCATCTGGGCCTTCTCTCAGAACTTCTGGTTGTTTCTAATCGCCTATTTACTAAATGCAACATCCAAGTTTGTAACGGTCGCCTTTAACTGTCTGATCATAGAGGATGTGGAGGAACACAAACGATCGAAGGTGTTTGCCATTCTCAACATGATCATTACAGGAGCCGGGGTATTAACACCTATTGCCGGGGTAGTCATTGCTGATTATGGTATTGTGCCTACACTCGCCAGCATTTACTTTGTCGGGGGCATCCTGATGACCGCCATGTTTTTCATTCGTAACCGATACACGGATGAGACCGAGGTCGGCAAGGAACTTATGGGATTGCATAGTAAAACCCGCGTGCTTCAGAGCTTGGGTTCCAGTCTGCGCCTGTTTGGCAAATCGTTCTACAAACGGAGACTTTTTCCGATTATTCTGATCACGGTGTTGTCCAATCTGATCTTGCAGCTGAATTTCTTTCAGGTCATTTTCTTCAAGGAACAGTTGAAGTTTGATGACCGTGTCATTTCGTTTATCCCAGTAGTGACTGCGGTAACCGTCATGCTGCTCTATCTGGTTATCATTCCGCGACTGAAACGGCGTTCGGAAGAAAAGTATGTTGGTTTTTCCATCGTGCTAAGCACAGCCGGAGCCATTCTGTTTCTATTAATCCCTGTGGGAAATATAGGAATGTTGTTTCTCACGCTAATCGTACTCGCTGCGGGTAACTTCATTTTGCAGACGTACCGGGATTCCCTGCTGATGAACCGATTGGGTACGCATGAGAAAGCCGATATGTTCTCGGCCGTGCAGACCGTCATGACGCTTACAGCCATTCCATCCGGTTACCTGACGGGCCTGCTCTACCATCACAATCCAACACTGTTATTCAGTGTCATTCTTGGTCTATACGTCGTTCTTATGGTCATCATGTTCTTCCTGCCAGATCCGCAAAAGCACTCCCAAGTGCTGGAACCTTACAAAAATATGTAG
- a CDS encoding DUF1349 domain-containing protein, whose translation MTNVMTTEARKQWSWMNEPETWSYTDQGGVLVEAKADTDFFQDPAGKHIRATAPFLSMPVPGDFEITTQLTVDMKNQYDSGCLMVMADDLNWCKICFEYDGKVPTIVSVVTRDGSSDDCNSIEVSVPNPYLRIRKVEGCISFFYSPDGEEWKLIRYFGMPIQGELRAGLVVQSPTGTGCTCHFLSVNVTHPDLTARF comes from the coding sequence ATGACTAACGTAATGACAACAGAAGCACGGAAGCAATGGAGCTGGATGAACGAGCCCGAAACCTGGTCCTATACCGATCAGGGAGGTGTGCTGGTGGAAGCGAAGGCGGACACCGACTTTTTCCAAGATCCAGCGGGCAAGCATATTCGTGCAACTGCTCCTTTCTTGTCCATGCCTGTGCCTGGCGATTTCGAAATCACAACCCAATTAACCGTTGATATGAAAAATCAATATGATTCCGGATGCCTGATGGTGATGGCGGATGATCTTAACTGGTGCAAAATTTGTTTTGAGTATGATGGAAAAGTGCCTACCATCGTGTCGGTGGTGACACGTGATGGTTCATCGGATGATTGCAATTCGATTGAAGTCTCCGTACCTAATCCCTATCTGCGTATACGCAAAGTAGAGGGCTGCATATCATTCTTTTATTCACCCGATGGGGAAGAGTGGAAACTAATTCGTTATTTCGGTATGCCGATACAAGGGGAACTTCGAGCTGGATTAGTTGTTCAGTCGCCGACTGGAACGGGCTGTACGTGTCACTTTTTATCCGTGAACGTTACTCATCCGGACTTGACCGCACGTTTCTAA
- a CDS encoding Asp23/Gls24 family envelope stress response protein, whose product MSIQNVLGKIQISDDVISKIVGKIANTTSEISSMSTGLIEGVTKKWSGKSLQNGIDIRKVESRLEINLKVVVCYGTKVHEVCRELQNNVRLHVEQLTGLTIDTVNVIVEGLSFNQPAAKI is encoded by the coding sequence ATGTCCATTCAAAATGTTTTGGGAAAAATTCAAATATCGGATGATGTGATCTCCAAAATTGTCGGCAAGATCGCGAATACTACCAGTGAGATTTCCTCCATGTCGACAGGACTTATAGAAGGGGTCACCAAAAAGTGGAGCGGGAAAAGTCTGCAAAATGGCATAGATATTCGCAAGGTAGAATCAAGACTGGAGATAAACTTAAAGGTTGTCGTTTGTTATGGAACGAAAGTGCATGAAGTCTGCAGGGAATTGCAAAACAATGTGAGATTGCATGTGGAACAGCTGACCGGATTAACCATTGATACGGTGAATGTGATCGTTGAGGGATTATCATTCAACCAACCTGCTGCCAAGATTTAA
- a CDS encoding aminotransferase class III-fold pyridoxal phosphate-dependent enzyme encodes MKEKESTLDRAVRFTRNLEWLEQVEKVIPSGCSTLAKAPERLFPGHTPVCCAEAYNSRFTDIDGNEWLDCEMAMGTAPWGHARHEVQLTVIHQLKKGTSFSLPADIELECAELILERFEGRYPSLRFTKSGADAVSGAVRLARAASGKSKVIATAYHGWHDWSAYGYYGGQTKERGIPVDIERSTIWINKPTVERIEAQITSSPEDIACIVLCPNEWKKDALEEAVNLCRSLDIIIIFDEVTSGIRMGKQATAGEYDIWPDLLCISKGMANGLPLAAVMGPEHLMSLSGQVRFSNAHSSETTALAAAIACERLMKNVKVWPTWRDPATRIMDRLESELVLLGLTDQLEVRGTYASFCIQSLAEDNFQTDPFREFMVKRMAHFGIFTKGYFIFSDAHTREELLWVEEALLQILSDWKEIQKQEHLHAMQLSKTFEA; translated from the coding sequence GTGAAAGAAAAAGAGAGCACGCTCGATCGTGCCGTAAGATTTACCCGTAATCTGGAGTGGTTGGAACAAGTCGAAAAGGTAATTCCGAGCGGATGCAGCACTTTAGCCAAAGCACCTGAACGTTTATTTCCGGGGCATACCCCCGTATGTTGTGCAGAGGCTTATAACTCCCGATTTACAGATATCGACGGAAATGAATGGCTGGATTGCGAAATGGCCATGGGTACGGCGCCATGGGGCCATGCCAGACATGAAGTCCAACTAACCGTCATTCACCAGTTGAAAAAAGGGACAAGCTTTTCTTTGCCTGCCGACATTGAGCTTGAATGCGCCGAGTTGATTTTGGAGCGGTTCGAGGGTCGTTATCCATCGCTGCGCTTCACCAAGAGTGGTGCCGATGCAGTGAGTGGGGCCGTGCGTCTGGCCCGTGCCGCTAGTGGCAAAAGCAAGGTTATTGCGACAGCTTACCATGGGTGGCACGATTGGTCTGCCTACGGTTATTATGGTGGCCAGACGAAAGAACGGGGCATTCCAGTGGATATCGAGCGTTCAACAATCTGGATCAACAAACCTACTGTGGAGCGAATTGAGGCCCAGATTACCTCATCTCCCGAGGATATCGCATGTATTGTTCTATGCCCCAACGAGTGGAAAAAGGACGCGCTGGAGGAAGCCGTAAACCTGTGTCGGTCTCTGGACATCATTATCATATTCGATGAGGTAACTTCCGGTATTCGAATGGGCAAGCAGGCTACAGCAGGAGAATATGACATCTGGCCTGATCTGCTCTGTATCTCTAAAGGTATGGCCAACGGGTTACCGCTCGCAGCGGTTATGGGTCCGGAGCACTTGATGTCTTTGTCAGGACAGGTCAGATTCAGTAATGCCCATTCCAGCGAAACGACAGCGCTCGCGGCAGCCATTGCCTGTGAACGATTAATGAAAAATGTGAAAGTATGGCCGACTTGGCGTGATCCGGCAACCCGGATTATGGATCGTCTGGAATCCGAACTTGTGTTACTAGGATTGACGGATCAATTGGAAGTGAGAGGGACGTATGCAAGCTTCTGCATTCAATCCTTGGCTGAAGATAACTTCCAAACCGATCCTTTCCGCGAGTTCATGGTGAAGAGAATGGCTCACTTTGGCATTTTCACCAAAGGTTACTTTATTTTCTCTGATGCTCATACACGGGAAGAATTGCTGTGGGTCGAGGAAGCTCTGTTACAGATCCTGTCAGACTGGAAAGAGATTCAGAAGCAGGAACATCTTCATGCGATGCAACTTTCGAAAACGTTTGAAGCTTAA